Proteins from a genomic interval of Nitrospina gracilis Nb-211:
- a CDS encoding bifunctional riboflavin kinase/FAD synthetase, with protein MKITRGTKHFKGPLPHPVVALGNFDGVHLGHQLIFRRVAEIAREKQGTAMVFTFEPHPLKILAPEKAPPLLTTFRQKMELIEQCGIDEVVCADFTQQFADQRPRDFAKDILVDLLGSKEIVVGYDYAFGRGREGTLSYLQKMGEEFGFAVHVIEEIRINGQRVSSSHVRELIEDGQVEEARQFLGRYYSIHSPVVHGYKTGQRIGFPTANLDTSKVQIPGTGVYAVRVIHNQKEYQGAANIGFNPTFHRDRLSLEVHIFDFHQEIYGIDLEVQFIARIRGEKEFANADELVAQIEKDIETVKSILARHTF; from the coding sequence ATGAAAATCACTCGTGGCACCAAGCACTTCAAAGGTCCGTTGCCGCACCCGGTAGTGGCACTGGGTAACTTTGACGGGGTGCATCTGGGCCACCAGCTCATTTTCCGCAGGGTGGCGGAAATCGCCAGGGAGAAACAGGGCACGGCGATGGTGTTCACCTTCGAGCCGCACCCGCTGAAAATCCTCGCGCCGGAAAAAGCCCCGCCGTTGTTGACCACCTTCCGCCAGAAAATGGAATTGATCGAGCAGTGCGGCATCGACGAAGTGGTGTGCGCCGATTTCACCCAGCAGTTCGCCGATCAGCGCCCGCGCGACTTCGCCAAGGACATCCTGGTGGACCTGCTCGGCTCCAAGGAAATCGTGGTCGGTTACGACTACGCTTTCGGACGCGGGCGCGAAGGCACGTTATCGTACCTGCAAAAGATGGGGGAGGAATTCGGTTTCGCCGTGCACGTGATCGAGGAAATCAGAATCAACGGTCAGCGCGTCAGCAGTTCGCACGTGCGGGAGTTGATCGAGGACGGGCAGGTGGAGGAGGCGAGGCAGTTCCTCGGCCGCTATTATTCCATCCACAGTCCGGTGGTGCATGGCTACAAGACCGGCCAGCGCATCGGTTTTCCCACCGCAAACCTCGACACCAGCAAGGTGCAGATTCCCGGCACCGGCGTGTATGCGGTGCGCGTCATCCACAATCAGAAAGAGTATCAGGGCGCGGCCAACATCGGGTTCAACCCGACGTTCCACCGCGACCGGTTGAGCCTCGAGGTGCACATCTTCGACTTCCACCAGGAAATTTACGGCATCGACCTCGAGGTGCAGTTCATCGCCCGCATCCGCGGCGAAAAGGAATTTGCAAACGCCGACGAACTGGTGGCGCAGATCGAAAAAGACATCGAAACCGTCAAATCCATTCTCGCCAGGCATACATTTTGA
- a CDS encoding Sec-independent protein translocase subunit TatA/TatB — MFDIGFFEIMILMGIGMFVIGPANLPRLAKAIGKGWGEFQRTFNELKQEVLDETETVKKTANMQELEQEVSAATKVDVDVNLDTDIRPNDN; from the coding sequence ATGTTCGATATCGGTTTTTTTGAGATCATGATTCTCATGGGCATTGGCATGTTCGTCATCGGACCGGCCAACCTGCCCCGTCTCGCCAAGGCCATCGGCAAAGGCTGGGGCGAGTTTCAGCGCACTTTCAACGAACTCAAGCAGGAAGTGCTGGACGAAACCGAGACTGTCAAGAAAACGGCCAACATGCAGGAGTTGGAACAGGAAGTCTCCGCCGCCACCAAGGTGGACGTGGACGTCAACCTGGATACGGATATCCGGCCCAACGACAACTGA
- a CDS encoding DUF2231 domain-containing protein, which yields MNFALVHPLIVHFPVALLTSGSVLELYGRLQKEPVAERAGHFNVQFGFWALLAAATVGLLGLLDLEVQDKFRSFLSSHILFAFTTAVVYAVGMICYRFRSKWWADRLYLLLLVVGLFTTLATGYYGGELVHRFGLPSGGQPLAE from the coding sequence ATGAACTTCGCGCTGGTGCATCCTTTGATCGTGCATTTCCCGGTGGCCCTGCTCACCAGCGGCAGTGTGCTGGAGTTGTACGGCCGCCTGCAGAAGGAACCGGTGGCGGAGCGGGCCGGACATTTCAACGTGCAGTTCGGGTTCTGGGCACTGCTCGCCGCGGCGACCGTGGGCCTGCTGGGACTGCTCGACCTCGAAGTGCAGGACAAATTCCGTTCGTTTCTGAGTTCGCACATCCTGTTCGCGTTCACCACGGCGGTCGTGTATGCGGTGGGCATGATCTGCTACCGCTTCCGTTCCAAATGGTGGGCGGACCGGCTGTATCTTCTCTTGCTGGTGGTGGGGTTGTTCACCACGCTGGCGACGGGGTATTACGGCGGCGAGCTGGTGCATCGCTTCGGTTTGCCTTCCGGCGGTCAGCCGCTGGCCGAATGA
- a CDS encoding TrmH family RNA methyltransferase, whose translation MTARNPSTPRDKNSHRKPPPKKKHTPIKEREWTLCGWNACARAFEERPEDLLRLYYHKDRSKALYRVKQWCAKHKLPYRELDDDSLNRAAGGVHHEGVVMVTRPLHVASLYKLLEQAVHADWIGVAFDGVANTHNVGAVLRSCGYFGVRGVLLDKAQRAVAVAPSTARTAEGALEVVPVYDCADLASGLRDLKEKGVFVLGTDPEAKESLYDADIPFPCVLVLGGEREGLSKRVRGRCDRVVRIPGEDTIQSLNVSVAAGVVLGELFRRLHARPKPSSRSS comes from the coding sequence GTGACCGCCCGCAACCCGTCCACTCCGCGCGATAAAAATTCACACCGCAAACCGCCGCCGAAAAAGAAGCACACTCCCATCAAGGAACGCGAATGGACGCTGTGCGGCTGGAACGCCTGCGCGCGTGCGTTCGAGGAACGGCCGGAGGACCTGCTTCGCCTGTACTACCACAAGGATCGCTCGAAAGCCCTGTACCGCGTCAAGCAGTGGTGCGCCAAACACAAGCTGCCCTATCGCGAACTGGACGACGATTCGCTGAACCGTGCCGCAGGCGGCGTGCATCACGAAGGGGTGGTCATGGTCACGCGTCCACTGCATGTTGCCTCGCTGTACAAACTGCTGGAGCAGGCGGTGCACGCCGACTGGATCGGTGTCGCCTTCGACGGCGTGGCCAACACGCACAACGTCGGCGCGGTCCTGCGTTCCTGCGGCTATTTCGGCGTGCGCGGGGTTCTGCTGGACAAGGCGCAACGAGCGGTGGCGGTGGCTCCTTCCACGGCGCGCACGGCGGAAGGTGCGCTGGAGGTGGTGCCGGTGTACGACTGCGCCGATCTCGCCTCGGGCCTGCGTGACCTTAAAGAAAAAGGCGTGTTCGTGCTGGGCACCGACCCGGAAGCGAAGGAATCGCTCTACGATGCGGACATCCCGTTTCCCTGCGTGCTGGTGCTGGGTGGTGAACGTGAGGGGTTGTCGAAACGGGTGCGCGGACGTTGCGACCGGGTGGTGCGCATCCCCGGTGAGGACACCATTCAATCGCTCAACGTATCGGTGGCGGCGGGGGTGGTGCTGGGCGAGTTGTTCCGCCGCCTGCATGCGCGACCGAAGCCCTCTTCTCGATCGTCATGA
- a CDS encoding cyclic nucleotide-binding domain-containing protein produces the protein MDQATLQHWVEANNFFQFMDSEERAHLYSFKDHWKFVKPGECVVRVGDTDYGFFVIIKGTFSVIKPEDIFLAHLNPGDLFGEVSMKARRKRYSNVVADEDGIVLKIDDILLKKISPALHLKIKNQVIEVLIRRLDDMNQRLVKLTRMR, from the coding sequence ATGGATCAGGCAACGCTACAGCACTGGGTGGAGGCGAACAACTTCTTCCAGTTCATGGACTCGGAAGAACGGGCGCACCTGTATTCGTTCAAGGACCACTGGAAATTCGTGAAGCCCGGTGAGTGCGTGGTGCGCGTCGGTGATACCGATTACGGATTCTTTGTCATCATCAAGGGCACGTTCAGCGTCATCAAACCGGAAGACATTTTCCTCGCGCATCTGAATCCCGGCGATCTGTTCGGTGAAGTCAGTATGAAGGCACGCAGGAAACGTTACAGCAATGTGGTGGCGGACGAGGACGGCATTGTGTTGAAGATCGATGACATTCTTTTGAAAAAAATCAGCCCGGCCCTGCATCTGAAAATCAAAAACCAGGTGATCGAGGTATTGATCCGCCGCCTCGACGACATGAACCAGCGGCTGGTCAAACTCACCCGCATGCGCTGA
- a CDS encoding tRNA dihydrouridine synthase, translated as MNAPIQKPTAMADTETAYPLIKRMRNPYWMAPMSGITDLCYRHLMDEMGAGVLISELVSAKGLVYSSERTAKMIRVHENPGTLVGIQLFGEDADDYVRVAPQVKEQGADFIDINLGCPVKKVVKKGCGSALMRDPEKLFVFLKHIRTNIDLPLTVKMRTGWSHDELTIHECVDAAQQAGCQWVAIHGRTRQQGYSGQADWGLIAEVKRKTGIPIIGNGDIRSAGRARELLEESGVDAVMIGRGALRDPWIFRECTGDLGETLSPTPVELLQRFHEMLEPVYDMRRTLLYLRKLAVWMAYGYPGAAAFRGMMFQLPTVREVLKEGEAFFRKVAHLPKPKFDEAEAFMMGGHG; from the coding sequence ATGAACGCACCAATACAAAAACCGACAGCGATGGCCGATACGGAGACCGCGTATCCGCTGATCAAGCGCATGCGCAATCCCTACTGGATGGCGCCGATGTCCGGCATCACCGACCTCTGCTACCGTCACCTGATGGATGAGATGGGCGCGGGGGTGTTGATCTCGGAGTTGGTGTCGGCCAAGGGACTGGTGTACAGCTCGGAACGTACGGCGAAGATGATCCGCGTCCACGAAAACCCCGGTACGCTGGTCGGCATTCAACTGTTCGGCGAGGACGCTGACGATTACGTCCGCGTTGCGCCGCAGGTGAAAGAACAGGGCGCGGACTTCATCGACATCAACCTCGGTTGCCCGGTGAAGAAGGTGGTGAAGAAAGGGTGCGGGTCGGCGCTCATGCGCGATCCGGAAAAACTGTTTGTCTTTCTCAAACACATCCGCACCAATATCGATCTGCCGCTCACGGTGAAGATGCGCACCGGGTGGAGTCACGACGAACTCACCATCCACGAATGCGTCGATGCGGCCCAGCAGGCGGGGTGCCAGTGGGTGGCGATCCACGGGCGTACGCGCCAGCAGGGATACAGCGGGCAGGCCGACTGGGGATTGATCGCCGAGGTCAAACGCAAAACCGGCATCCCCATCATCGGCAACGGCGACATCCGCAGTGCCGGCCGCGCCCGTGAGTTGCTCGAGGAAAGCGGCGTCGATGCGGTGATGATCGGCAGGGGCGCCCTGCGCGATCCGTGGATATTCAGGGAATGCACGGGCGATCTGGGAGAGACGCTGTCGCCGACGCCGGTCGAGTTGCTGCAACGTTTTCACGAAATGCTGGAGCCGGTGTACGACATGCGCCGCACGCTGTTGTACCTGCGCAAGCTGGCGGTGTGGATGGCATATGGCTATCCCGGTGCGGCGGCGTTTCGCGGTATGATGTTTCAACTGCCCACGGTGCGGGAGGTGCTGAAAGAGGGGGAGGCTTTTTTCCGAAAGGTGGCGCACCTGCCCAAACCGAAGTTCGACGAGGCGGAGGCCTTCATGATGGGCGGCCACGGCTGA
- a CDS encoding RluA family pseudouridine synthase, with amino-acid sequence MPATPPPASETRHAKNRLHTPPPQEQIYACHLPGRYIGYTIEAYFCDRFPYFGREEWERRIVKGRITVNGLPVVLGTRLKEHDYIITNMGVRTEPPADRKLEVVYEDEHIRALNKGAPLPVHPSGRYFQNSMTELLRERYPGEVPRPVQRLDATTTGLVVFAKTREAAYNLSQEFTRNRVHKEYLALVAGKPKSPRFVVDLPVGKVVGSARGVGPGILDPKPAVTVFECLAVKEGASLIRAVPHTGRTNQIRVHLASVGLPILNDEVYGKRIEGSYEFGLHAYRLAFNGPDRAMELTAPWPDHFQPFIEHSVLTKKTCK; translated from the coding sequence ATGCCCGCCACGCCTCCCCCCGCCTCCGAAACGCGGCACGCCAAAAACCGCCTGCACACACCGCCGCCGCAGGAACAGATCTACGCCTGCCACCTGCCGGGCCGCTACATCGGCTACACCATCGAAGCGTATTTCTGCGACCGCTTTCCGTACTTCGGGCGGGAGGAATGGGAGCGGCGCATCGTGAAAGGCCGCATCACGGTCAACGGCCTGCCTGTGGTCCTGGGCACGCGACTCAAGGAACACGACTACATCATCACCAACATGGGTGTGCGCACGGAGCCGCCCGCCGACCGCAAGCTGGAGGTGGTTTATGAGGATGAACACATCCGCGCGCTCAACAAGGGCGCGCCGCTTCCCGTGCACCCCAGCGGACGCTATTTCCAGAACAGCATGACGGAGTTGTTGCGCGAGCGTTATCCGGGTGAAGTGCCGCGTCCGGTGCAGAGGCTGGACGCCACCACCACGGGGCTTGTGGTGTTTGCCAAAACGCGCGAGGCGGCGTATAACCTGTCTCAGGAGTTCACCCGCAACCGCGTGCACAAGGAGTACCTGGCGCTGGTGGCGGGCAAGCCGAAATCGCCGCGCTTCGTCGTGGACCTGCCGGTGGGCAAGGTGGTGGGTTCGGCGCGCGGCGTGGGACCCGGCATCCTCGATCCCAAACCCGCGGTCACGGTGTTCGAATGCCTGGCGGTGAAGGAGGGCGCGTCGCTCATCCGCGCGGTGCCGCACACCGGCCGCACCAACCAGATCCGCGTGCACCTGGCGAGCGTGGGGTTGCCTATTCTGAATGACGAGGTATACGGCAAAAGAATCGAGGGGTCATACGAGTTTGGTCTGCACGCGTACCGCCTGGCGTTCAATGGACCCGATCGCGCGATGGAACTCACCGCGCCATGGCCGGATCATTTCCAGCCGTTCATCGAACACAGCGTGCTAACGAAGAAAACGTGTAAATAG
- a CDS encoding YqgE/AlgH family protein has product MSEDAYGKGTFLIANPVLGDPNFSRTVVLLCDHNDEGSFGLVVNRKAGLMASELFQKAEFLTGYDNEVFVGGPVAQSQVFYLVRSERPLEGLEPICDNIHLGMSWEPLEKVYRQLENPAENLRFYIGYSGWGSGQLAGEMEHRSWLTCDAKNDHIFGDPESNIWGRVVKSLGKEYEYLLRAPVDPRMN; this is encoded by the coding sequence ATGTCTGAAGACGCTTACGGCAAAGGCACCTTCCTGATTGCCAACCCGGTATTGGGCGATCCCAACTTTTCCCGCACCGTGGTGTTGCTGTGCGATCACAATGATGAAGGCTCGTTCGGCCTCGTGGTCAACCGAAAGGCGGGACTGATGGCTTCGGAGTTGTTCCAGAAGGCGGAGTTTTTAACCGGCTACGACAACGAGGTGTTTGTCGGCGGCCCGGTGGCGCAGTCGCAGGTGTTCTACCTGGTGCGCTCGGAACGGCCGCTGGAGGGGCTCGAGCCCATCTGCGACAACATCCATCTGGGCATGAGCTGGGAACCGTTGGAGAAAGTGTACCGTCAACTCGAAAACCCGGCGGAGAACCTGCGCTTCTACATCGGTTATTCCGGCTGGGGGAGCGGTCAGCTGGCCGGGGAGATGGAGCACCGTAGCTGGCTGACCTGCGACGCGAAGAACGACCATATCTTCGGCGACCCTGAAAGCAATATCTGGGGCCGGGTGGTGAAATCGCTCGGCAAGGAATACGAATACCTGTTGAGAGCGCCGGTGGACCCGCGCATGAACTGA
- the hisI gene encoding phosphoribosyl-AMP cyclohydrolase, which yields MKLDFDKMGGLVPAIIQDAKSGKVLMLAYMNQIAWEKTLETGNAWFYSRSRDKQWMKGEESGNVQKVKEVFIDCDDDTVLLKVEQVGEAACHKGYQSCFFRKLNGELTTVEEKIFDPEKVYKK from the coding sequence ATGAAGCTTGATTTCGACAAGATGGGCGGCCTTGTGCCCGCCATCATTCAGGATGCCAAATCCGGCAAAGTGCTGATGCTCGCCTACATGAACCAGATCGCCTGGGAGAAAACGCTGGAAACGGGCAACGCTTGGTTCTACAGCCGCTCCCGCGACAAACAATGGATGAAGGGCGAGGAAAGCGGCAACGTGCAGAAGGTGAAGGAAGTGTTCATCGACTGCGACGACGACACGGTTCTGCTGAAAGTGGAACAGGTCGGCGAGGCCGCCTGCCACAAGGGCTACCAGAGCTGTTTCTTCCGCAAGCTCAACGGCGAGCTGACCACCGTCGAGGAAAAAATCTTCGACCCCGAAAAAGTGTACAAAAAGTAA
- the hisG gene encoding ATP phosphoribosyltransferase has protein sequence MSGNVLKLGIPKGSLQDATAALFEKAGWKIKFSSRSYYPTIDDDEIECLLIRAQEIARYVADGVLDAGLTGKDWVQENRVEVEEIADLVYSKTSDRPVRWVIAVPNDSPINNVKDLQGKRIATEAVNMTVDYLKQHGVTASVEFSWGATEVKPPKLADAIVEITETGSSLRANNLRIIDTIMESNTKFIMNKDSFKDEWKRTKVERIVLMLKGAMAANRKVGIMMNVPRKSMEAVMKILPPNTKPTISSLTDDAWADLMVILEEKLVREIVPDLKKAGAEDIVEFPLNKIIH, from the coding sequence ATGAGTGGAAACGTATTGAAACTGGGAATTCCCAAGGGCAGTCTGCAGGACGCCACCGCCGCCCTCTTTGAAAAAGCCGGGTGGAAGATCAAATTCAGCAGTCGTTCCTATTACCCCACCATCGATGACGACGAGATCGAATGTCTGCTGATCCGCGCGCAGGAAATCGCCCGCTACGTCGCCGATGGCGTGCTGGACGCGGGCCTGACCGGCAAGGACTGGGTGCAGGAAAACCGCGTCGAGGTCGAGGAAATCGCCGACCTCGTTTATTCGAAAACCTCGGACCGCCCGGTGCGCTGGGTCATTGCCGTGCCCAACGACTCGCCCATCAACAACGTCAAGGACCTGCAGGGCAAGCGCATCGCCACCGAAGCGGTCAACATGACCGTCGATTACCTGAAACAGCACGGCGTCACCGCCTCGGTCGAGTTCTCCTGGGGCGCGACGGAAGTCAAACCGCCGAAACTCGCCGACGCCATCGTTGAAATCACCGAGACCGGCAGTTCGCTCCGCGCCAACAACCTGCGCATCATCGACACCATCATGGAGTCGAACACCAAGTTCATCATGAACAAGGACTCCTTCAAGGATGAATGGAAGCGCACCAAGGTGGAGCGCATCGTGCTCATGCTGAAAGGCGCCATGGCCGCCAACCGCAAGGTCGGCATCATGATGAACGTGCCGCGCAAGTCGATGGAGGCTGTCATGAAAATCCTGCCTCCCAACACCAAGCCGACCATCTCCAGCCTGACCGACGACGCCTGGGCCGATTTGATGGTCATTCTGGAAGAAAAGCTGGTGCGCGAGATCGTGCCGGATCTCAAAAAAGCGGGAGCGGAAGACATCGTCGAGTTCCCGCTCAACAAGATCATCCACTGA
- a CDS encoding thermonuclease family protein, whose protein sequence is MHYLKLVAGVALLTAALGSPEKVLVGHAVEILSGDTFALEAENKLYKVRLEEVDAPERGQPFGKQSRDYLEELILHRAIRVDVSFVDKYGQQVGRAVLAGGRVVNDEVVAQGYGWHYRATPNPDARLARLEQYAFAHSLGLWMQVEPVPPWEHRREKIIPEAPWERAEMDYDRVLHYGIVGDVKSRIYQWPACRGYTRAAGINKPVIFQTRKQAEEMGYRPAARCPS, encoded by the coding sequence ATGCATTATCTCAAACTCGTGGCGGGTGTGGCGTTGCTGACGGCGGCGCTGGGCTCACCGGAAAAAGTCCTGGTCGGTCACGCCGTGGAGATCCTCTCCGGCGACACCTTTGCGCTTGAGGCCGAGAACAAACTATACAAGGTGCGATTGGAAGAAGTGGACGCGCCGGAGCGGGGCCAGCCGTTCGGCAAGCAATCACGCGATTATCTGGAAGAATTGATCCTGCATCGCGCCATCCGCGTCGATGTCTCGTTCGTGGACAAGTACGGTCAGCAAGTGGGCCGCGCCGTGCTGGCGGGCGGACGGGTGGTGAACGACGAGGTCGTCGCCCAGGGCTACGGCTGGCATTACCGCGCCACGCCGAACCCCGACGCGCGTCTGGCCAGGCTGGAGCAATACGCCTTCGCCCACAGCCTGGGATTGTGGATGCAGGTCGAACCCGTCCCGCCGTGGGAACACCGCCGCGAGAAGATCATCCCCGAAGCGCCGTGGGAAAGGGCGGAGATGGATTACGACCGCGTCCTGCATTACGGCATTGTGGGCGACGTCAAAAGCCGCATCTACCAGTGGCCCGCCTGCCGCGGCTACACCCGCGCCGCAGGGATCAACAAGCCCGTCATCTTCCAGACCCGCAAACAGGCCGAGGAAATGGGCTACCGGCCCGCCGCGCGGTGCCCTTCCTGA
- the trhP gene encoding prephenate-dependent tRNA uridine(34) hydroxylase TrhP: MNHTDAKQNRGGSDSVSPAGAADASTRGVPELLAPAGSPEKLDYALAYGADAVYAGIPRFSLRARENPFKDATLKEAIERTHRMGRKIYITANILPPNRKIDSFKQSLAFYADAKPDAFIMADPGMIRFARREFPHVPVHLSVQTNTINYESVQFWYDEGVSRIILSRELSLPEIAEIHAKVPGMELESFVHGAICIAYSGRCLLSNYFNHRDANQGTCTNSCRWEYNVHQQPHESAPVQSTHQPEILNGEYFLEERERPGELMPIDEDEHGTYIMNSKDLRAIEYLKPIRDAGVCSFKIEGRTKTIYYLSMVVRSYRRAIDDLARGQAFDPKLIDEINKTANRGFTSAFLVPRSDHQTERFDSAQETDLPQVFAGQVKDARPGWMEVEVKNRIEVGDRIEYISPARQSYFHIAAIENAKGESVNVAHGGAGKVWIATDQPVEPYALLSRVVTQQTADSLSLHTQ; the protein is encoded by the coding sequence ATGAACCACACCGACGCAAAACAGAACAGGGGCGGGAGCGATTCCGTTTCCCCGGCCGGAGCGGCCGATGCCAGCACCCGTGGGGTGCCGGAGTTATTGGCCCCGGCGGGCAGTCCGGAGAAGCTCGATTACGCTTTGGCCTACGGCGCCGATGCGGTGTACGCGGGCATTCCGCGGTTCTCGCTGCGCGCGCGCGAGAATCCGTTCAAGGACGCAACGCTGAAAGAGGCCATCGAGCGCACGCACCGGATGGGGCGGAAGATTTACATCACCGCCAACATCCTGCCGCCCAACCGCAAGATCGATTCGTTCAAACAGTCGCTCGCGTTTTATGCGGATGCGAAACCCGACGCCTTCATCATGGCCGACCCGGGGATGATCCGCTTCGCCCGCCGCGAGTTCCCGCACGTGCCGGTGCACCTGTCGGTGCAGACCAACACCATCAATTACGAGTCGGTGCAGTTCTGGTACGACGAGGGGGTGAGCCGCATCATCCTGTCGCGCGAATTGTCCCTGCCGGAGATCGCGGAGATCCACGCCAAGGTGCCGGGAATGGAGCTGGAGTCGTTTGTCCACGGCGCAATTTGTATTGCCTATTCGGGCCGATGCCTGCTGTCCAATTATTTCAACCACCGCGACGCCAACCAGGGCACCTGCACCAACAGTTGCCGCTGGGAGTACAACGTGCATCAGCAACCGCACGAGTCGGCGCCGGTGCAGAGCACGCACCAGCCGGAAATCCTGAACGGTGAATATTTCCTGGAAGAGCGCGAGCGGCCGGGCGAACTGATGCCCATTGACGAAGACGAGCACGGCACCTACATCATGAACTCGAAGGACCTGCGCGCCATTGAGTATCTGAAACCGATCCGCGACGCGGGCGTGTGTTCGTTCAAGATCGAAGGCCGCACCAAAACCATTTATTACCTGTCGATGGTGGTGCGCAGTTACCGCCGCGCCATCGACGACTTGGCGCGCGGGCAGGCATTCGACCCCAAACTCATCGACGAGATCAACAAGACCGCCAACCGCGGCTTCACTTCCGCGTTCCTCGTGCCGCGGTCGGATCACCAGACCGAGCGTTTCGACTCCGCTCAAGAGACGGACCTGCCGCAGGTGTTCGCCGGACAGGTAAAAGATGCGCGTCCCGGCTGGATGGAAGTGGAAGTGAAAAACCGCATTGAGGTAGGCGATCGCATCGAGTACATCTCCCCCGCGCGGCAGAGTTATTTCCACATCGCCGCCATCGAGAACGCGAAAGGCGAATCGGTGAACGTCGCGCATGGCGGTGCGGGCAAAGTGTGGATCGCCACCGACCAGCCGGTCGAACCCTACGCGCTACTCAGCCGCGTCGTCACCCAGCAGACGGCGGACTCCCTCTCCCTGCACACGCAATAA
- the hpnH gene encoding adenosyl-hopene transferase HpnH: MAIPIRQAMKVGFYLFKQKLLGKKKYPLVLMLEPLYRCNLECTGCGKIQKPNDILKQYLSVDQCLRAAKECGAPIVSIAGGEPLIHPHIVEIIEGLIKQGRYVYLCTNAILLEKYLDQLPKSPLLTLSIHLDGMKEHHDHICMEEGVYDKAIDAIRAAKKKGFRVTTNTTFFDGVSVEYAEQFLDHIKPLGVDGMTVSSAFQYPDAPDQEHFPGRAKTMEFFGDLLNRNKGGRWNFNHSPFYLDFLQGKRDYDCTPWGNPCYSVLGWQRPCYLLDEGYAKSFRELMKTTDWDSYGHRNHDKCRDCTAHCGYEATAVEDSTRGLRNMVYSAKAVFQ, from the coding sequence ATGGCAATTCCAATTCGACAGGCAATGAAAGTTGGGTTTTACCTGTTCAAGCAGAAACTCCTCGGCAAAAAAAAGTACCCGCTGGTGTTGATGCTCGAACCTCTTTACCGTTGCAACCTTGAGTGCACGGGCTGTGGAAAAATCCAGAAACCCAACGATATTCTCAAACAATATCTGAGCGTGGACCAGTGCCTGCGAGCCGCGAAGGAATGTGGCGCGCCGATCGTCTCCATCGCCGGCGGCGAACCGCTGATCCATCCGCATATCGTGGAGATCATTGAAGGCCTGATCAAGCAGGGCCGCTACGTGTACCTGTGCACCAACGCCATCCTGCTCGAAAAGTATCTCGACCAACTGCCGAAATCGCCGTTGCTCACGCTGTCGATTCACCTGGACGGCATGAAGGAACACCACGACCACATCTGCATGGAAGAAGGCGTGTACGACAAGGCGATCGATGCCATCCGCGCCGCCAAGAAGAAAGGTTTCCGCGTCACCACCAACACCACGTTCTTCGACGGCGTTTCCGTTGAGTACGCCGAGCAGTTCCTCGATCACATCAAACCGCTGGGCGTCGACGGCATGACGGTGTCTTCCGCCTTCCAGTATCCGGATGCACCGGACCAGGAACATTTTCCCGGCCGCGCGAAGACGATGGAATTTTTCGGCGACCTGTTGAATCGCAACAAGGGCGGCAGATGGAACTTCAACCATTCGCCGTTCTACCTCGACTTCCTGCAGGGCAAGCGCGATTACGACTGCACGCCGTGGGGCAACCCGTGTTACTCCGTCCTCGGCTGGCAGAGACCGTGTTACCTGCTCGACGAGGGCTACGCCAAGAGCTTCCGCGAGTTGATGAAGACCACCGACTGGGACAGCTACGGTCACCGCAACCACGACAAGTGCCGCGACTGCACGGCGCACTGCGGGTACGAGGCCACGGCGGTGGAGGACTCGACGCGCGGCCTGCGCAACATGGTGTACTCGGCCAAAGCCGTCTTCCAATAG